Proteins co-encoded in one Sporosarcina sp. FSL K6-1522 genomic window:
- a CDS encoding SpoIIE family protein phosphatase, producing the protein MKLIDNVARPVGQPIRMYFEMLRKQKANILIATLFLLGSFYLAQAVLFDAAVPFFLPVWALARARFRKQLLWVFIGGMIGSTFLGVGQAIIHLLQLALFNAVIRFPFTRKSLPLTVAVCIVIVQVSWQLVMHMGQPPLVVQLSIGFEAILALFMTFFLFLAFPPADRIYFGKWTPERLGAACIVGAMVTTGMSGIMLGQVSVAGMLIHLTILLAALTGGLPFSTTVAMLIAVIIGIAELSFTGMMAVYGMTGFFAGVLRRYGKMGIAVGGAAVSAFFLMYDATLPLDTSHFYTLGVATLIFLLIPKKKVEPIRSVFFPESPEVSEKRQKWLTERLDEQLSDFQQFSEFMSTLVSGQFASRGDFEAPVAQEVPTVCQSCFRYAKCWESQDDGMAGLLQEWEGTYSMTKKAARHRVEEKIKYKCLRFTGLITEMEEQSANRLLMGQLQHGRKMLALQLRDMSTHLDKMMTDIKEDLSIYKPVEEELARRLQEKDIEYFQIDVLSGDRGGQRIVCCIPEKRSDFETDTTVAERLIMPVLEEMYNEPFQVAKSVVLQEPFPHIQLTFSSAVRFTLDYGIVATAGGESFHAGDAYEVFPIHDGLTAVLLSDGMGQDIQAYRESRKVIRLMRECLNRKMDPETAMHTLHYMMSLNGLDDMYATLDLALIDLQDGRLWSWKAGSMSTYIKRGEDFLRLDSKSVPVGFLPSFSVEAKNEELKSGDIIVMMTDGMFNGEIPLETQEKALYSTLEKYGAMDCSKIADRVMSEVERRFRAVSDDRTVLVMKVEHVLPEWSSFKPYPSINSREIMSS; encoded by the coding sequence ATGAAACTGATAGACAATGTAGCGCGTCCTGTTGGCCAGCCGATTCGTATGTATTTCGAGATGCTTAGAAAGCAGAAGGCGAACATCCTCATCGCAACACTCTTTTTACTCGGTTCCTTTTATTTAGCACAGGCCGTATTATTCGATGCAGCAGTGCCATTTTTCTTACCTGTGTGGGCGTTAGCAAGAGCACGCTTTAGAAAGCAGCTATTGTGGGTTTTTATTGGGGGAATGATTGGAAGTACATTTCTTGGTGTAGGACAAGCGATTATTCATCTTTTACAACTGGCATTATTTAATGCTGTGATTCGATTTCCGTTTACGCGAAAATCGTTACCTCTCACGGTTGCGGTATGTATCGTCATCGTTCAAGTGTCATGGCAATTGGTCATGCATATGGGACAGCCGCCGCTAGTTGTTCAATTGTCTATTGGTTTTGAAGCGATTCTTGCTTTGTTCATGACCTTTTTTCTATTTTTGGCATTTCCGCCAGCAGATCGGATTTACTTTGGTAAATGGACACCTGAACGACTAGGGGCTGCTTGTATTGTCGGGGCTATGGTCACGACGGGGATGAGTGGCATAATGCTAGGGCAAGTATCAGTTGCGGGTATGCTAATCCATCTAACAATCTTATTGGCAGCATTAACGGGGGGATTGCCATTTTCGACGACCGTTGCGATGCTGATTGCTGTCATTATCGGGATAGCGGAGTTGTCGTTTACGGGGATGATGGCGGTTTACGGGATGACAGGCTTTTTTGCAGGTGTCCTGCGAAGATATGGGAAAATGGGCATTGCGGTGGGAGGAGCCGCTGTTTCGGCATTTTTTCTTATGTATGATGCGACATTACCGCTGGATACCTCACATTTTTACACGTTAGGGGTTGCCACGCTCATTTTTCTCTTAATACCTAAGAAGAAAGTGGAGCCGATTCGCAGTGTGTTTTTTCCGGAGAGCCCAGAGGTTTCTGAAAAACGCCAAAAATGGTTAACAGAACGTCTTGATGAACAGCTCTCTGATTTTCAACAGTTCTCGGAATTCATGTCGACGCTTGTCAGCGGGCAATTCGCCTCTAGAGGGGACTTTGAGGCGCCGGTGGCACAAGAGGTACCGACAGTTTGTCAGTCCTGTTTTCGTTATGCAAAATGCTGGGAAAGTCAGGATGATGGTATGGCGGGTCTACTTCAAGAATGGGAAGGCACTTATTCTATGACAAAGAAAGCAGCCCGTCACCGAGTGGAGGAGAAAATCAAATACAAATGTCTCCGATTCACGGGGCTTATTACGGAAATGGAAGAACAGTCGGCTAATCGTCTATTGATGGGCCAGCTTCAGCATGGTCGCAAAATGCTTGCACTTCAATTGCGAGACATGAGCACACATCTCGATAAAATGATGACGGATATTAAAGAGGATTTATCGATTTATAAGCCTGTTGAGGAGGAGCTGGCGAGACGACTTCAGGAAAAGGATATTGAGTATTTTCAAATAGATGTTTTATCGGGAGATCGAGGGGGGCAACGGATTGTTTGTTGTATTCCTGAGAAAAGGTCAGACTTTGAAACGGATACGACTGTCGCCGAGCGGCTCATTATGCCGGTGTTAGAGGAGATGTACAACGAACCTTTTCAAGTTGCGAAATCAGTTGTGTTACAGGAACCATTTCCTCATATTCAATTGACTTTCAGTTCAGCAGTTCGCTTCACGCTCGATTATGGCATTGTTGCGACGGCGGGGGGAGAATCGTTTCATGCAGGGGATGCCTATGAAGTGTTCCCGATACACGATGGCTTGACGGCGGTTTTATTGTCTGATGGAATGGGGCAGGATATACAGGCATATCGTGAAAGCCGGAAAGTGATTCGACTGATGCGCGAGTGTTTAAATCGTAAAATGGACCCTGAGACGGCGATGCATACACTCCATTACATGATGTCTTTAAACGGTCTTGATGATATGTACGCCACGCTCGATTTGGCGTTAATTGATTTGCAGGATGGTCGTTTGTGGTCTTGGAAAGCAGGTTCTATGAGTACGTATATTAAAAGAGGAGAAGATTTCTTAAGATTGGATAGCAAGTCTGTCCCTGTAGGATTTTTGCCATCGTTTTCTGTAGAAGCAAAAAATGAGGAGTTAAAGTCAGGAGATATCATCGTTATGATGACGGATGGCATGTTTAACGGTGAGATTCCGCTAGAGACGCAGGAGAAAGCGCTCTATAGTACGCTTGAAAAGTACGGGGCAATGGATTGCAGTAAAATTGCGGATCGTGTGATGAGTGAGGTAGAGCGTCGATTCCGTGCAGTATCAGATGATCGAACGGTACTGGTTATGAAAGTCGAGCATGTCCTTCCTGAATGGTCGAGTTTCAAGCCTTATCCTTCGATTAATTCCCGGGAAATAATGAGTAGCTAA
- a CDS encoding septum formation initiator family protein, which translates to MEQKQQKKSSARVASIETEYVRSLQKKDNWRNKQKKRLKRKMVVYAIIAMVSIGGLTHTLVNQKKTLAAKEQQKTEALAELEKVQEDQERLNMQLVKLDDDEYIAKLARKEYFLSNDSEIIFSTPENKKKKDKKDDGKE; encoded by the coding sequence TTGGAGCAAAAGCAGCAGAAAAAGTCGTCCGCAAGGGTCGCATCGATTGAAACTGAATATGTTCGTTCCCTGCAAAAGAAAGACAACTGGAGAAATAAGCAGAAAAAACGTCTGAAGCGAAAAATGGTGGTCTATGCAATCATCGCGATGGTTTCCATCGGTGGTCTGACGCATACGCTGGTGAATCAAAAGAAAACATTGGCGGCAAAAGAGCAACAGAAGACGGAAGCGCTTGCTGAGCTAGAAAAGGTGCAGGAGGATCAGGAGCGATTGAACATGCAACTGGTAAAGTTGGATGACGATGAGTATATTGCCAAGCTTGCGCGGAAAGAATATTTTCTGTCTAATGACAGTGAAATTATTTTTTCTACACCAGAAAATAAGAAGAAAAAAGACAAAAAAGACGACGGAAAAGAGTAG
- the ftsH gene encoding ATP-dependent zinc metalloprotease FtsH: MNRILRYFLLYGLIFLAIMGIFSSLNNTNPKMKEITYGEFITAMEDGKIKEMQVQPVQLVYQVKGALKGSKDGETFVTNVFQNDEALMADIRKVAAEADIKILEAPGTSAWVSFFTGLVPFIIIFILFFFLLNQAQGGGGGRVMNFGKSKAKLHTDDKKKVRFTDVAGADEEKAELVEVVEFLKDSRKFAEVGARIPKGILLVGPPGTGKTLLARAVAGEAGVPFFSISGSDFVEMFVGVGASRVRDLFENAKKNAPCIIFIDEIDAVGRQRGAGLGGGHDEREQTLNQLLVEMDGFGENEGIIIVAATNRPDILDPALLRPGRFDRQITVGRPDVKGREAVLQVHARNKPLDESVNLKALAQRTPGFSGADLENLLNEAALVAARRGKAKIDMADIDEATDRVIAGPAKTSRVISKKERNIVAFHEAGHVVVGLMLDDAEIVHKVTIVPRGQAGGYAVMLPKEDRYFMTKPELLDKIAGLLGGRVAEEVVLGEVSTGAHNDFQRATGIARSMVTEYGMSDKLGPMQFGQAQGGNVFLGRDFNSEQNYSESIAYEIDQEMQSIIKEQYARTKQILTEKRDLLDLIATTLLEVETLDAEQINHLKDHGTLPDRPYDRKGKEENAVVLEKADDAHVSDAVGAPKDPSIGDLPKKFDEEQLLKPIDEDHRG, encoded by the coding sequence ATGAATCGAATACTTCGATACTTTCTATTATATGGATTGATATTTCTTGCGATAATGGGGATATTCAGTTCGCTAAATAATACAAATCCAAAAATGAAAGAAATTACGTACGGTGAATTTATCACGGCGATGGAAGATGGAAAGATTAAGGAAATGCAAGTGCAGCCTGTCCAACTTGTCTATCAAGTAAAAGGTGCGCTGAAGGGGAGCAAAGATGGTGAAACGTTTGTAACGAACGTTTTCCAAAACGATGAAGCTTTAATGGCTGATATTCGTAAAGTTGCTGCTGAAGCAGATATTAAAATTCTAGAGGCACCTGGAACGAGTGCATGGGTGTCCTTCTTTACAGGCTTAGTGCCTTTCATCATCATCTTTATCCTCTTCTTCTTCTTGTTGAATCAGGCGCAAGGTGGCGGCGGTGGCCGTGTGATGAACTTTGGTAAGAGTAAGGCGAAGCTTCACACAGACGATAAGAAAAAAGTTCGTTTTACAGATGTTGCAGGAGCAGACGAAGAAAAGGCTGAGCTTGTGGAAGTTGTTGAATTCCTCAAGGATTCACGTAAATTTGCGGAAGTCGGCGCACGTATTCCGAAAGGGATTCTTCTAGTAGGTCCTCCGGGTACAGGGAAAACGTTGCTGGCACGTGCAGTTGCAGGTGAAGCAGGCGTACCGTTCTTCTCTATCTCGGGTTCTGATTTCGTAGAAATGTTCGTAGGGGTTGGAGCATCTCGTGTGCGTGACCTGTTCGAAAATGCGAAAAAGAATGCACCATGTATTATCTTCATCGATGAAATCGACGCGGTTGGTCGCCAACGTGGCGCTGGTCTCGGTGGAGGACATGATGAACGTGAACAAACACTGAATCAACTCCTTGTTGAAATGGATGGTTTTGGTGAGAACGAAGGTATTATCATTGTGGCGGCGACGAACCGTCCAGATATCCTTGACCCTGCACTTCTTCGTCCAGGACGTTTTGACCGTCAAATTACGGTTGGTCGTCCGGATGTTAAAGGAAGGGAAGCGGTTCTTCAAGTGCATGCACGTAACAAGCCACTTGACGAATCGGTTAACTTGAAAGCTCTTGCACAGCGTACACCAGGATTCTCGGGAGCAGATCTTGAGAACTTGCTGAACGAGGCGGCGCTTGTCGCAGCAAGACGTGGCAAAGCGAAAATTGATATGGCGGATATTGATGAGGCGACGGACCGCGTTATTGCAGGGCCAGCTAAAACAAGTCGTGTCATTTCGAAAAAAGAACGTAATATTGTGGCTTTCCATGAAGCAGGACACGTTGTTGTTGGACTGATGTTGGATGACGCTGAAATTGTTCATAAGGTAACCATTGTTCCACGCGGACAGGCGGGCGGTTATGCGGTCATGCTCCCAAAAGAGGATCGTTACTTTATGACGAAGCCAGAATTACTTGATAAAATTGCAGGTTTACTTGGCGGGCGTGTTGCGGAAGAGGTAGTGCTTGGTGAAGTTTCAACAGGTGCACATAATGACTTCCAGCGTGCAACAGGAATCGCGCGTTCAATGGTAACGGAATACGGGATGAGCGATAAGCTCGGTCCGATGCAGTTTGGTCAGGCGCAAGGCGGAAACGTCTTCCTTGGCAGAGACTTCAATTCTGAGCAAAATTATTCTGAGTCAATCGCGTATGAGATTGACCAAGAAATGCAAAGTATTATTAAAGAACAATATGCGCGCACGAAACAAATCCTTACGGAAAAACGAGACTTGCTTGATTTGATCGCAACGACGCTTCTAGAAGTAGAAACACTCGATGCTGAGCAAATTAACCATTTGAAAGATCATGGTACATTGCCTGATCGTCCATATGATCGTAAAGGAAAAGAAGAGAACGCAGTTGTCCTTGAAAAAGCAGATGATGCGCATGTCTCTGATGCAGTAGGCGCACCGAAAGACCCGTCGATTGGCGACTTGCCGAAGAAATTCGACGAGGAGCAGTTACTGAAACCGATTGATGAAGATCACAGAGGTTGA
- a CDS encoding S1 domain-containing RNA-binding protein, whose protein sequence is MSIEVGSKLQGKITGITNFGAFVELPSGATGLVHISEVADNYVKDINDHLKVGDMVEVKVMNVGTDGKIGLSIRKAKPESEQRPERPQRPQRPRQGGRPSNVERPENFETKMAKFMKDSEERLSTLKRATESKRGGRGARRG, encoded by the coding sequence ATGTCAATTGAAGTAGGCAGCAAGTTACAGGGGAAAATAACGGGAATCACAAACTTCGGGGCGTTTGTTGAGCTACCGAGCGGTGCGACAGGTCTAGTCCATATTAGTGAAGTAGCAGATAACTATGTTAAGGACATTAACGACCATTTAAAAGTAGGCGATATGGTTGAAGTGAAAGTGATGAACGTCGGAACGGATGGCAAGATCGGATTATCAATTCGCAAAGCGAAGCCTGAGTCTGAGCAACGTCCGGAAAGACCACAACGTCCTCAACGACCGCGCCAAGGTGGACGTCCGAGCAATGTTGAACGTCCAGAGAATTTTGAAACAAAGATGGCAAAGTTTATGAAAGATAGTGAAGAACGCCTTTCTACTTTGAAAAGAGCAACAGAGTCAAAACGCGGTGGCCGCGGCGCAAGAAGAGGATAA
- a CDS encoding peptidyl-prolyl cis-trans isomerase: MKYGRAPESAPTPTQKRRLKTKPLVALVGILFICNVLWFIGWLIPDEVEKEADEEVASVAGESITKEEWMAAMEKEIGRETLLELVNEKVMKAAAKQYGIEVSDKEIDLELALIRSVDGHSYSGLDVDKARQKIHANLILDKVLTKDVVVKEGAIKDFYDDNASLYNILPAHRTAVIVVPSKKDANQVLDELSKGSSFDVLAKERSTDLASASLGGDIGYINESTELVDEAIVKAALKTKKGKNSDVIVLSDKTFAVVHVSEVVKGQSFKFNEVKEHIQRELALEQLPQSVSPEAFWKEFDAKWFYGK; encoded by the coding sequence ATGAAATACGGTCGGGCTCCTGAGTCAGCACCAACACCAACGCAGAAGCGTCGATTGAAAACAAAACCACTCGTTGCACTTGTAGGCATTCTGTTCATCTGTAATGTTTTGTGGTTTATTGGATGGCTTATTCCTGATGAAGTTGAGAAGGAAGCGGATGAAGAAGTTGCGTCGGTAGCTGGTGAGTCCATTACGAAGGAAGAGTGGATGGCGGCCATGGAGAAGGAGATTGGTCGTGAAACGCTCCTTGAACTTGTCAACGAAAAGGTCATGAAAGCTGCGGCGAAGCAATATGGCATTGAGGTGTCTGACAAGGAGATTGACCTCGAACTCGCTCTAATTCGCTCTGTGGATGGTCATTCTTATTCGGGCTTGGATGTGGATAAAGCGCGTCAAAAGATCCATGCGAATCTGATATTGGATAAGGTGTTAACGAAGGATGTTGTTGTGAAAGAGGGCGCTATCAAAGACTTTTATGATGATAATGCTTCGTTGTATAACATTTTGCCTGCTCATCGAACAGCTGTGATTGTTGTCCCGTCGAAGAAGGATGCGAACCAGGTGCTAGATGAGTTGTCGAAAGGATCCAGCTTTGACGTTCTCGCGAAGGAGCGGTCGACGGATCTAGCATCTGCCAGTCTTGGCGGCGATATTGGCTATATCAATGAGTCGACAGAGTTAGTCGATGAGGCGATTGTTAAAGCTGCTTTAAAGACGAAAAAAGGAAAGAACAGTGATGTGATTGTGTTAAGTGATAAGACCTTTGCAGTTGTGCATGTTAGTGAAGTGGTCAAGGGGCAATCATTCAAGTTTAACGAAGTGAAAGAGCATATACAGCGTGAACTGGCTTTAGAGCAGCTTCCGCAATCTGTGAGCCCGGAGGCATTTTGGAAAGAGTTCGATGCAAAGTGGTTTTACGGTAAATGA
- the hpt gene encoding hypoxanthine phosphoribosyltransferase, which produces MLEKDIEEVLISEDQIQEKINELGAILTEEYQDKFPLAIGVLKGALPFMSDLIKRVDAYIELDFMDVSSYGNATVSSGEVKIVKDLNTSVEGRDVLIIEDIIDSGKTLSYLVELMKYRKAKSVKIVTLLDKPTGRKVDLKADYAGFIVPDAFVVGYGLDYAEKYRNLPYIGVLKKEIYSF; this is translated from the coding sequence ATGTTAGAAAAAGATATTGAAGAGGTCTTGATTTCAGAAGATCAGATTCAGGAGAAAATTAATGAATTGGGTGCAATCTTGACGGAAGAATACCAAGATAAGTTTCCACTTGCTATCGGTGTTCTTAAAGGGGCGTTGCCTTTCATGAGCGATCTTATTAAGCGCGTAGATGCATACATTGAACTCGATTTTATGGACGTTTCAAGCTATGGGAACGCAACGGTTTCATCGGGTGAAGTGAAAATTGTGAAGGACTTGAACACAAGTGTCGAAGGGCGCGATGTACTGATTATTGAAGATATTATCGATAGTGGGAAAACGTTGAGTTATCTCGTTGAATTGATGAAATATCGAAAAGCAAAGTCTGTGAAAATTGTTACATTACTGGATAAGCCAACAGGACGTAAAGTGGACTTGAAAGCAGATTATGCTGGGTTTATTGTGCCAGATGCATTCGTAGTCGGTTACGGACTTGATTATGCAGAGAAATATAGAAATTTACCTTATATTGGTGTGTTGAAAAAGGAAATCTATTCTTTTTAA
- the tilS gene encoding tRNA lysidine(34) synthetase TilS → MSERFEQTIFHFLEEESLVSPGDRVLVACSGGVDSVALLHFMASHQDRLGIEVAAIHIDHMLRGEESAADGTFVERLCGVYGISFFGEQVPVPMMVERDGGNVQAVCREGRYGVFAEIMQNKGYNILATAHHAEDQLETVLMQVTKGKQPFGMPVKREVGGGLLVRPFLSVVKEELYAYLAENDLRFREDPSNASNAYTRNRFRHHIVPFMLKENPGAARNVGKMAGWLRDDEDLLETLAREQFERITTFTEEGFPFVDGVVFSNMHHALQRRMITLLLKYLYDGESVPVEYNSALISQLLHHLSSHNGNVSIDLPRGYRFIREYDKLTFVRDVQKKTVVRRKQLPKGSWICWENAYALHWTEVGKATAELFAEADDIMYVDLPDDAFPLYIKQREVGDRILLPGMTHPKRLSRLFIDEKVGVTERDRLPILVTAQDEICAVLGLRYGVAFSRNQTGRSKYIVGIKRTHLI, encoded by the coding sequence GTGAGTGAGCGATTTGAGCAAACGATTTTTCACTTTCTTGAAGAAGAGTCGCTTGTGTCGCCCGGAGACCGTGTGCTTGTCGCCTGTTCTGGTGGCGTGGACTCGGTGGCGTTGCTACATTTCATGGCTTCACACCAAGATAGATTAGGGATTGAGGTTGCTGCCATTCATATCGACCATATGTTGCGGGGGGAAGAGTCTGCGGCAGATGGTACTTTTGTGGAACGGTTATGTGGCGTATATGGCATTTCGTTTTTCGGAGAGCAGGTTCCAGTACCAATGATGGTTGAAAGAGACGGTGGCAATGTTCAAGCCGTCTGTCGCGAGGGGCGATATGGGGTATTCGCAGAGATAATGCAGAACAAAGGTTACAACATATTGGCAACGGCCCATCATGCAGAAGACCAGCTCGAAACGGTTTTGATGCAAGTAACGAAGGGAAAGCAACCGTTTGGTATGCCGGTGAAACGAGAAGTGGGCGGCGGGTTACTCGTTCGTCCATTCCTTTCTGTTGTGAAGGAAGAGCTGTATGCATATTTAGCGGAAAATGACTTACGCTTTCGTGAGGATCCAAGCAATGCGAGTAATGCGTATACACGCAACCGTTTTCGTCATCATATCGTCCCCTTCATGTTGAAGGAAAACCCTGGAGCAGCTCGAAATGTAGGGAAAATGGCGGGCTGGTTGCGGGATGATGAGGATTTGTTGGAAACGTTGGCTAGGGAACAGTTTGAGCGAATAACGACCTTCACGGAGGAGGGGTTTCCTTTTGTTGATGGTGTTGTTTTTTCCAACATGCACCATGCTTTACAAAGACGTATGATTACACTACTATTGAAGTATCTATACGATGGGGAAAGTGTACCCGTAGAATATAACTCCGCGCTTATTAGCCAGCTGTTGCATCATCTTTCTTCGCATAATGGAAATGTGTCAATCGACCTTCCACGTGGATACCGATTTATTCGAGAATATGACAAGTTAACATTTGTGCGGGATGTACAAAAGAAGACAGTAGTGAGACGGAAACAATTGCCGAAAGGTAGTTGGATCTGTTGGGAGAATGCATATGCACTTCATTGGACTGAAGTGGGTAAGGCGACGGCTGAATTGTTCGCAGAAGCAGATGATATTATGTATGTAGATCTTCCTGACGATGCATTTCCTTTGTATATAAAGCAAAGGGAGGTTGGAGATCGGATTCTACTGCCAGGGATGACACATCCAAAACGATTGTCGAGGTTATTTATCGATGAAAAAGTGGGTGTGACGGAACGAGACAGGTTGCCAATTCTAGTGACGGCGCAAGATGAAATTTGTGCGGTTCTAGGATTGCGCTATGGTGTAGCGTTTTCGAGAAATCAGACAGGGCGGAGTAAGTACATAGTTGGTATAAAACGTACTCATTTGATTTAG
- a CDS encoding type III pantothenate kinase → MILVLDTGNTNIVLGVYEQGELKHHWRMETYRQKTEDEYAMQVKSLFSHVGLTFGDVTGIIISSVVPTVMFPLEQMCRKYFNQKPLVVGPGVKTGLNIKYENPREVGADRIVNAVAATHDYGDPLIIVDFGTATTYCYVNEKGEYMGGAIAPGIGISMEALFDRASKLPRVELSRPESVVGKNTVAAMQAGIIFGYVGQVEGIVARMKAQSKVEPTVIATGGLADLIASETSSIDVVDNFLTLKGLHLIYERNM, encoded by the coding sequence ATGATCTTAGTGTTGGATACGGGAAATACGAATATTGTCCTTGGTGTCTATGAACAAGGAGAACTGAAACATCATTGGCGTATGGAAACATATAGACAGAAGACGGAAGATGAGTATGCAATGCAAGTGAAATCCTTATTTTCGCATGTAGGTCTTACATTTGGGGATGTGACGGGTATTATTATTTCCTCCGTTGTCCCAACCGTTATGTTTCCGCTGGAGCAGATGTGTCGAAAGTATTTTAATCAGAAACCGTTAGTTGTTGGTCCGGGTGTGAAAACAGGTTTAAACATTAAGTATGAAAATCCGCGTGAAGTCGGTGCGGATCGGATTGTCAATGCGGTTGCGGCAACACATGATTATGGTGACCCGCTGATTATTGTCGATTTTGGTACGGCAACAACGTATTGTTATGTCAATGAAAAAGGCGAGTATATGGGTGGGGCGATTGCGCCTGGTATCGGTATTTCGATGGAAGCGTTATTTGATCGCGCGTCGAAACTGCCGCGTGTGGAGTTGTCGCGTCCAGAAAGTGTTGTTGGAAAAAATACAGTAGCTGCCATGCAGGCGGGTATTATTTTTGGTTATGTAGGACAAGTAGAAGGAATTGTTGCGCGCATGAAGGCGCAAAGTAAGGTAGAGCCAACTGTTATTGCAACAGGAGGACTTGCAGATTTAATCGCGAGTGAAACGTCCAGTATAGATGTTGTCGACAACTTCTTAACGTTGAAGGGGCTTCATCTAATTTATGAACGAAATATGTAA
- the yabQ gene encoding spore cortex biosynthesis protein YabQ — MTLSVQFLSLLAMIGTGIAAGAFIDMIGTGTAHAGKKSIIRRRAAWFEVIGWILIGSGTFYILFLVRDGAWRIYDPVAQISGMLLYATFFYRPLRLLGRVLLMLIVKPVWFVIHLIVSLIRQIIRLVSKLVALPLRPIVKLFRIMAVKLFNKREK; from the coding sequence ATGACACTTTCTGTCCAGTTTCTTAGTCTGCTTGCGATGATTGGGACAGGCATTGCAGCGGGGGCATTCATAGATATGATTGGCACAGGAACTGCGCATGCCGGAAAAAAATCTATCATTAGAAGACGTGCGGCTTGGTTTGAAGTGATTGGCTGGATCCTGATTGGTAGCGGGACATTTTACATTCTCTTTCTTGTTCGGGACGGGGCTTGGCGGATATATGATCCTGTTGCTCAAATTAGCGGGATGCTGCTGTATGCGACCTTTTTTTATCGACCGCTACGGTTGTTGGGAAGGGTATTGTTAATGCTCATTGTAAAGCCTGTGTGGTTCGTTATTCATCTGATTGTCTCGCTCATTCGGCAAATCATACGCCTAGTGAGTAAGCTCGTTGCACTTCCACTACGACCAATTGTTAAACTATTCCGTATTATGGCAGTGAAACTCTTTAATAAAAGAGAGAAATGA
- the hslO gene encoding Hsp33 family molecular chaperone HslO yields MKDYLVKALAYDGTIRAYAARTTETIAEVQRRHAMWPTATAALGRSMTSAVMMGAMEKGEEKLTIKIEGGGPIGSMIIDANSRGEVRGYVTNPQTHFDLNDQGKLDVRRAVGTAGMLTVVKDLGLKDFFTGQVPIVSGEIAEDFTEYFVVSEQVPSAVGLGVLVNPDNTAKAAGGFIIQVMPGATDETISQLEERIANVEPISKLIDRGLTPEEILGEVLGAENVEILEQKAVAFTCNCSKERFGNAIIGLGEKEIRDMIEEEGQAEAHCHFCLETYVYPKAELEGFIDEIRSGS; encoded by the coding sequence ATGAAGGATTATTTAGTAAAAGCGCTTGCATACGACGGAACAATCCGTGCGTATGCAGCTCGTACAACAGAAACAATAGCTGAGGTGCAACGTCGCCATGCGATGTGGCCGACAGCGACAGCGGCACTTGGTCGTTCGATGACTTCGGCAGTGATGATGGGTGCAATGGAAAAAGGCGAAGAAAAATTGACGATTAAAATCGAAGGTGGCGGCCCGATCGGTTCAATGATTATCGACGCTAACTCGCGTGGTGAAGTCCGTGGTTACGTAACGAATCCGCAAACGCATTTCGATTTGAATGATCAAGGGAAATTGGATGTCAGACGTGCAGTTGGTACGGCAGGTATGCTGACGGTGGTGAAGGATTTAGGTTTGAAGGATTTCTTTACGGGTCAAGTGCCTATCGTTTCAGGTGAAATTGCAGAAGACTTTACGGAATACTTTGTTGTGTCGGAACAGGTTCCTTCCGCTGTAGGTCTTGGCGTTCTTGTGAACCCAGATAATACAGCGAAGGCAGCTGGTGGGTTTATCATCCAAGTCATGCCGGGTGCAACGGACGAGACGATTAGCCAATTGGAAGAGCGTATTGCGAATGTAGAGCCGATTTCAAAACTAATTGACCGTGGCCTAACGCCAGAAGAAATTCTTGGTGAAGTGCTTGGTGCAGAAAATGTTGAGATTTTGGAGCAAAAGGCTGTTGCATTTACATGTAATTGTTCAAAAGAACGCTTTGGCAATGCGATTATTGGGCTGGGTGAAAAGGAAATTCGCGACATGATTGAAGAAGAGGGGCAGGCGGAAGCGCATTGTCATTTCTGTCTGGAAACATATGTGTATCCGAAAGCGGAACTGGAAGGGTTCATCGATGAAATACGGTCGGGCTCCTGA
- the yabP gene encoding sporulation protein YabP, with the protein MQFQTESNSTYTIPSGDHVVTMRNRKRMDLTSVKSIDRFDQEEFLVRTSQGVLQIRGEELRIVHLDVDKGLLTLEGTVSTLQYDEEDSGSRNFLHKLFG; encoded by the coding sequence ATGCAATTTCAGACGGAGAGCAATTCTACGTATACAATCCCATCGGGTGACCATGTTGTCACAATGCGCAACAGAAAACGGATGGATCTTACATCAGTCAAATCGATCGACCGTTTCGATCAGGAGGAATTTCTTGTTCGGACATCGCAAGGGGTGCTACAAATACGTGGAGAGGAACTGCGCATCGTCCATTTGGATGTTGACAAAGGTCTTCTTACATTGGAAGGGACAGTTAGTACCCTCCAATATGATGAAGAAGATTCAGGTTCTCGAAATTTCCTCCATAAATTGTTTGGATGA